From a region of the Takifugu flavidus isolate HTHZ2018 chromosome 18, ASM371156v2, whole genome shotgun sequence genome:
- the ciita gene encoding MHC class II transactivator isoform X1 — protein MDPLSQNCTRPLCKVCPDCAINRCSQIRVEHAPAAMDSSRHDCCYSWFHDKTKELPRSLAPPRTDCWGLNEGNLEHVAGRLTIPLWQNLDRGHKLLLPLIAPVEPVGTTSQSRAAATDTVWSVDAETELEFALAPFGVNMEGFPPDQGGIAKGPESSENPKMPGLGRVLHGEEGGPDTEVLETHFSMTPDNLGWMSSGLGSFGSAEGSPGAKMQDEQENLPACPDLADPGTKMQDVDEVPNMSLEFGDLPEDLSEFLNEQYIVDPEVLLGDPLWNYEEGPSKPGASSEPHDSGSLRENQEAKQAHKTEKRAKPLNGPEPQPPSDDNTPCKRQRVTDTDQELDLGLSDRLTTPPRVLQLHPPMHLITIPDPPLYQVVHALSISSPVITIPCSPLTSTFILVPASSPPKSLHPSPLSPADGTVAPVQMSSSPPGSLSDTASRAVSPSHASPPSPINEGVRVYILEAKAHMSQSCEVIEGGLTLSSHYVDVQVSQREIVYRCGKNTNKVQDKELIFNGDAHRQNSLLDQSQIFDGSLGDNPKRYILLMGDAGMGKSTLIKKLCLNWSKDHFPQFDFVFLLDGKMLALTKPIFSLQTLLLNFSSFATACFDPDAVFAQVMAAPKRVLIIFDGFAEVRDFETLLQTQEKDLSASLQKDSKAQTYTIKQLFAGILQRAVLRGCTLVLSTRPRGAASQVLRRTDSYLEVCGFSVPDVETYVSRYFTDPTLRESALEHLKSHRYLHLLCWNPGLCRLVCSVLEGSKNIRELPRTLTELCRQVLDLRVKGCSPAFTFTPSSVKPENTVEAKEGSSSSEGWVQPVDVQPQSSESAAIEEKEGEEEKAEEATGVEEGEEPQELLSQLSCLAWDGVKSHTSVIPDGKYVSPRLKAFGLRTGLLDCHDLRMTHLISSGEIKGGGGKAKGQKKTRKKVCEENATEREPAKEHILLWANPYLQSYLAALHLCLSRVVSHRTFFKSLPLLSGPKSCRRCQREVLELTQRFAFGILMEKLETLDAEASLRDALVAKQTLLTKHLEDLSHGGLSPAQLLQACHYVYEVSLIRGSPSTDGSDTELKRQSKLPEVLAFRGVPIDPLDAFVVWHVLERAGQEGHSFSLDLEDSGIQISGLRALVGLSNINTYRACIADVVTLWEQLKQSGEESLLQRAVSKFKIHPLKASQVCHIEHLAKLVNVHMQKRFPNSSSQSDPILAEGVPAVTGLHRLELELGPDKGSKALPKLWELLPGLHNLEHLDLENSKIGDRGAENLADALVSLRLLEVLNLSQNCIGDKGMKKLAITLRDLPKLHCLSLYSNMISDEGAKSLAAVLPYMASLTDLDVKYNELTDVGAESLGASLKKCKNIKTLRMWNQLIPCRVFERLRKEDNRILWH, from the exons ATGGATCCGCTCAGCCAAAACTGCACTCGGCCCCTATGCAAGGTGTGTCCAGACTGTGCCATCAAccggtgcagccagatcagagTGGAACACGCCCCGGCAGCGATGGACAGCTCCAGGCATGACTGTTGCTACAGCTGGTTCCACGACAAAACAAAAGAGCTGCCAAGAAGTTTGGCGCCGCCTCGCACCGATTGTTGGGGGTTGAATGAAGGGAATTTGGAGCATGTGGCTGGAAGACTAACCATCCCTCTGTGGCAGAACTTGGACAGAGGACACAAACTCCTGCTGCCCCTGATAGCTCCTGTGGAACCAGTCGGGACCACCAGCCAAAGCAGAGCAGCGGCTACCGACACCGTCTGGAGCGTTGATGCTGAAACAGAGCTTGAGTTTGCTCTCGCGCCATTTGGGGTGAACATGGAGGGCTTCCCCCCGGATCAAGGCGGCATCGCAAAAGGGCCCGAATCCTCTGAAAACCCGAAAATGCCTGGACTGGGTCGCGTCTTGCATGGTGAAGAGGGCGGGCCGGATACAGAAGTGTTGGAGACCCATTTCAGCATGACGCCAGACAACCTGGGCTGGATGAGCTCTGGCCTGGGAAGTTTTGGAAGTGCTGAGGGATCACCAG GTGCCAAAATGCAGGATGAGCAAGAAAACCTGCCCGCCTGCCCTGACCTTGCAGATCCAG GAACCAAGATGCAGGATGTGGATGAAGTGCCAAACATGTCTCTCGAATTTGGAGATTTACCAG AAGATTTGTCCGAATTCTTGAATGAACAATACATTGTCG ATCCAGAAGTGCTGTTAGGCGATCCACTGTGGAACTACGAAGAGGGCCCCAGCAAGCCCG GTGCCTCGTCGGAGCCGCACGACTCTGGTAGCCTCCGGGAGAACCAGGAAGCTAAACAAGCACACAAGACTGAGAAAAGGGCCAAACCACTCAATG GGCCAGAGCCGCAGCCCCCCTCTGATGACAACACTCCATGTAAAAGGCAAAGGGTAACAG ACACCGACCAGGAATTGGACCTGGGTCTATCAGACCGCCTCACCACGCCTCCCAGAGTCCTTCAGCTGCATCCTCCCATGCACCTGATCACCATCCCAGACCCTCCTCTGTATCAGGTGGTGCATGCCCTGAGTATCTCCTCTCCAGTTATTACAATCCCATGCTCCCCTTTGACTTCGACTTTCATACTTG TTCCTGCCTCCTCGCCACCGAAATCCCTTCACCcttcaccactctcaccag CGGACGGTACAGTAGCACCGGTCCAAATGAGTTCGTCCCCACCAGGATCTCTGTCAGACACTGCTAGCAGAGCTGTGTCCCCCTCACACgcttcacccccctcccccataaaCG AGGGTGTAAGGGTCTACATTCTTGAAGCAAAGGCGCACATGAGTCAGAGCTGTGAGGTTATCGAGGGAGGCCTTACCCTGAGTTCGCATTACGTCGATGTGCAAGTCAGCCAGAGGGAGATCGTCTACCGATGTGGGAAAAACACCAATAAAGTTCAGGATAAGGAGCTTATTTTTAACGGCGATGCCCACCGGCAGAATAGCTTGCTGGATCAGAGTCAg ATCTTCGACGGCTCACTCGGAGACAATCCCAAGCGCTACATATTGCTAATGGGCGATGCTGGTATGGGAAAAAGCACCCTGATCAAGAAGCTGTGCCTCAACTGGTCTAAGGATCATTTCCCGCAGTTCGATTTTGTCTTCCTGCTGGACGGGAAAATGCTGGCTTTAACAAAGCCCATCTTCAGCCTCCAGACCCTCCTGTTGAACTTCTCCTCCTTTGCTACCGCCTGCTTTGACCCAGATGCGGTTTTTGCTCAGGTTATGGCGGCGCCAAAGCGGGTGCTCATTATTTTCGACGGCTTTGCCGAGGTACGGGACTTTGAGACGCTGCTCCAGACACAGGAAAAAGATCTGAGCGCGTCGCTGCAGAAAGACAGCAAAGCGCAGACATACACgataaaacagctgtttgcaGGCATCCTCCAGAGGGCGGTGCTTCGGGGTTGCACTCTTGTGCTCTCCACGCGACCCAGAGGTGCTGCTAGCCAGGTTCTACGACGCACAGACAGCTATTTGGAGGTGTGCGGTTTCTCCGTCCCTGACGTGGAGACGTACGTGTCTCGGTACTTCACCGATCCGACCCTCAGGGAATCTGCCTTGGAGCACTTGAAAAGCCACAGATACCTGCATCTCCTCTGCTGGAACCCCGGACTTTGTCGTCTGGTGTGCTCTGTTTTGGAAGGGTCGAAGAACATAAGAGAATTGCCCAGAACCTTGACTGAGCTCTGCCGCCAAGTGCTGGACCTGAGAGTGAAAGGATGTTCGCCGGCTTTCACCTTCACACCGTCGAGTGTTAAACCTGAAAACACTGTGGAAGCTAAAGAAGGCTCAAGCAGCTCTGAAGGGTGGGTGCAACCTGTAGACGTTCAGCCCCAAAGCTCAGAAAGTGCAGCAatagaggagaaagagggggaagaagagaaggcagAGGAGGCAACAGGTGTTGAAGAAGGTGAAGAACCTCAAGAGTTACTGTCCCAGCTGAGCTGCTTGGCCTGGGACGGAGTCAAATCGCACACCTCCGTCATTCCAGACGGGAAATATGTATCTCCTAGACTCAAGGCATTTGGCCTGAGGACTGGGCTGCTGGATTGTCATGATCTGAGGATGACACACCTCATCTCAAGCGGGGAGATaaagggaggaggtgggaaggCCAAAGGACAGAAGAAGACCAGGAAGAAAGTTTGTGAAGAAAACGCAACAGAAAGAGAACCAGCCAAAGAACACATTCTGCTGTGGGCCAATCCTTACCTGCAGAGTTACCTGGCGGCGCTCCATTTGTGCCTGTCAAG GGTGGTTTCACATCGCACTTTCTTCAAGAGCCTCCCTCTCCTGTCGGGCCCAAAGTCCTGCCGGCGCTGCCAACGGGAAGTGCTGGAGCTCACTCAGCGGTTCGCTTTTGGAATTTTGATGGAAAAGCTAGAGACACTCGACGCTGAGGCCAGTCTCAGAGACGCGCTCGTCGCCAAACAGACTTTATTGACCAAACACCTTGAGGATCTGTCACACGGCGGCCTGAGTCCGGCTCAGCTTCTGCAGGCTTGCCACTATGTTTATGAAGTGAGTTTGATACGTGGCAGTCCGAGCACGGATGGGAGTGACACAGAATTAAAGCGTCAGTCAAAGCTACCGGAGGTCCTGGCGTTTCGTGGCGTTCCCATCGACCCTTTGGATGCCTTTGTTGTGTGGCATGTTCTAGAAAGAGCAGGCCAGGAAGGTCACAGTTTCAGTTTGGATCTGGAGGATTCTGGGATACAGATTTCGGGACTCAGAGCCCTCGTGGGCCTCAGCAACATCAACACCTACAG GGCCTGCATTGCCGATGTCGTCACCCTGtgggagcagctgaagcagagcgGTGAGGAGAGCCTCCTACAAAGAGCAGTGTCCAAATTCAAGATTCACCCTCTGAAGGCCTCCCAGGTTTGTCACATAGAGCACCTGGCAAAGCTGGTGAACGTGCACATGCAGAAGAGGTTCCCAAACAG cagcagccagtcagatCCAATCCTGGCTGAGGGGGTTCCAGCCGTGACAGGCCTGCACAGGCTGGAGTTAGA GCTTGGTCCAGATAAAGGTTCAAAGGCTCTTCCTAAACTGTGGGAGCTCCTGCCAGGTCTACATAATCTAGAGCACTTAGA TTTAGAGAACAGCAAAATAGGGGACAGAGGAGCGGAGAATCTGGCCGATGCTCTGGTATCACTTCGTTTACTGGAGGTACTCAA TTTGTCTCAGAATTGCATTGGAGATAAGGGGATGAAGAAACTGGCCATCACACTACGAGACCTCCCCAAGCTGCACTGTCTGAG tctcTACAGCAACATGATTTCTGATGAAGGGGCAAAGAGTTTAGCGGCTGTTCTCCCCTACATGGCATCCCTCACTGACCTTGA TGTAAAGTACAACGAGCTAACCGATGTTGGAGCAGAGAGCCTGGGAGCCAGTCTGAAAAAGTGTAAGAACATAAAGACCCTGAG GATGTGGAACCAGCTCATTCCATGCAGAGTGTTTGAGAGGCTACGGAAGGAGGACAACAGGATCCTTTGGCATTAG
- the ciita gene encoding MHC class II transactivator isoform X2, translating into MDPLSQNCTRPLCKVCPDCAINRCSQIRVEHAPAAMDSSRHDCCYSWFHDKTKELPRSLAPPRTDCWGLNEGNLEHVAGRLTIPLWQNLDRGHKLLLPLIAPVEPVGTTSQSRAAATDTVWSVDAETELEFALAPFGVNMEGFPPDQGGIAKGPESSENPKMPGLGRVLHGEEGGPDTEVLETHFSMTPDNLGWMSSGLGSFGSAEGSPGAKMQDEQENLPACPDLADPGTKMQDVDEVPNMSLEFGDLPEDLSEFLNEQYIVDPEVLLGDPLWNYEEGPSKPGASSEPHDSGSLRENQEAKQAHKTEKRAKPLNGPEPQPPSDDNTPCKRQRVTDTDQELDLGLSDRLTTPPRVLQLHPPMHLITIPDPPLYQVVHALSISSPVITIPCSPLTSTFILVPASSPPKSLHPSPLSPADGTVAPVQMSSSPPGSLSDTASRAVSPSHASPPSPINEGVRVYILEAKAHMSQSCEVIEGGLTLSSHYVDVQVSQREIVYRCGKNTNKVQDKELIFNGDAHRQNSLLDQSQIFDGSLGDNPKRYILLMGDAGMGKSTLIKKLCLNWSKDHFPQFDFVFLLDGKMLALTKPIFSLQTLLLNFSSFATACFDPDAVFAQVMAAPKRVLIIFDGFAEVRDFETLLQTQEKDLSASLQKDSKAQTYTIKQLFAGILQRAVLRGCTLVLSTRPRGAASQVLRRTDSYLEVCGFSVPDVETYVSRYFTDPTLRESALEHLKSHRYLHLLCWNPGLCRLVCSVLEGSKNIRELPRTLTELCRQVLDLRVKGCSPAFTFTPSSVKPENTVEAKEGSSSSEGWVQPVDVQPQSSESAAIEEKEGEEEKAEEATGVEEGEEPQELLSQLSCLAWDGVKSHTSVIPDGKYVSPRLKAFGLRTGLLDCHDLRMTHLISSGEIKGGGGKAKGQKKTRKKVCEENATEREPAKEHILLWANPYLQSYLAALHLCLSRVVSHRTFFKSLPLLSGPKSCRRCQREVLELTQRFAFGILMEKLETLDAEASLRDALVAKQTLLTKHLEDLSHGGLSPAQLLQACHYVYEVSLIRGSPSTDGSDTELKRQSKLPEVLAFRGVPIDPLDAFVVWHVLERAGQEGHSFSLDLEDSGIQISGLRALVGLSNINTYRACIADVVTLWEQLKQSGEESLLQRAVSKFKIHPLKASQVCHIEHLAKLVNVHMQKRFPNSSQSDPILAEGVPAVTGLHRLELELGPDKGSKALPKLWELLPGLHNLEHLDLENSKIGDRGAENLADALVSLRLLEVLNLSQNCIGDKGMKKLAITLRDLPKLHCLSLYSNMISDEGAKSLAAVLPYMASLTDLDVKYNELTDVGAESLGASLKKCKNIKTLRMWNQLIPCRVFERLRKEDNRILWH; encoded by the exons ATGGATCCGCTCAGCCAAAACTGCACTCGGCCCCTATGCAAGGTGTGTCCAGACTGTGCCATCAAccggtgcagccagatcagagTGGAACACGCCCCGGCAGCGATGGACAGCTCCAGGCATGACTGTTGCTACAGCTGGTTCCACGACAAAACAAAAGAGCTGCCAAGAAGTTTGGCGCCGCCTCGCACCGATTGTTGGGGGTTGAATGAAGGGAATTTGGAGCATGTGGCTGGAAGACTAACCATCCCTCTGTGGCAGAACTTGGACAGAGGACACAAACTCCTGCTGCCCCTGATAGCTCCTGTGGAACCAGTCGGGACCACCAGCCAAAGCAGAGCAGCGGCTACCGACACCGTCTGGAGCGTTGATGCTGAAACAGAGCTTGAGTTTGCTCTCGCGCCATTTGGGGTGAACATGGAGGGCTTCCCCCCGGATCAAGGCGGCATCGCAAAAGGGCCCGAATCCTCTGAAAACCCGAAAATGCCTGGACTGGGTCGCGTCTTGCATGGTGAAGAGGGCGGGCCGGATACAGAAGTGTTGGAGACCCATTTCAGCATGACGCCAGACAACCTGGGCTGGATGAGCTCTGGCCTGGGAAGTTTTGGAAGTGCTGAGGGATCACCAG GTGCCAAAATGCAGGATGAGCAAGAAAACCTGCCCGCCTGCCCTGACCTTGCAGATCCAG GAACCAAGATGCAGGATGTGGATGAAGTGCCAAACATGTCTCTCGAATTTGGAGATTTACCAG AAGATTTGTCCGAATTCTTGAATGAACAATACATTGTCG ATCCAGAAGTGCTGTTAGGCGATCCACTGTGGAACTACGAAGAGGGCCCCAGCAAGCCCG GTGCCTCGTCGGAGCCGCACGACTCTGGTAGCCTCCGGGAGAACCAGGAAGCTAAACAAGCACACAAGACTGAGAAAAGGGCCAAACCACTCAATG GGCCAGAGCCGCAGCCCCCCTCTGATGACAACACTCCATGTAAAAGGCAAAGGGTAACAG ACACCGACCAGGAATTGGACCTGGGTCTATCAGACCGCCTCACCACGCCTCCCAGAGTCCTTCAGCTGCATCCTCCCATGCACCTGATCACCATCCCAGACCCTCCTCTGTATCAGGTGGTGCATGCCCTGAGTATCTCCTCTCCAGTTATTACAATCCCATGCTCCCCTTTGACTTCGACTTTCATACTTG TTCCTGCCTCCTCGCCACCGAAATCCCTTCACCcttcaccactctcaccag CGGACGGTACAGTAGCACCGGTCCAAATGAGTTCGTCCCCACCAGGATCTCTGTCAGACACTGCTAGCAGAGCTGTGTCCCCCTCACACgcttcacccccctcccccataaaCG AGGGTGTAAGGGTCTACATTCTTGAAGCAAAGGCGCACATGAGTCAGAGCTGTGAGGTTATCGAGGGAGGCCTTACCCTGAGTTCGCATTACGTCGATGTGCAAGTCAGCCAGAGGGAGATCGTCTACCGATGTGGGAAAAACACCAATAAAGTTCAGGATAAGGAGCTTATTTTTAACGGCGATGCCCACCGGCAGAATAGCTTGCTGGATCAGAGTCAg ATCTTCGACGGCTCACTCGGAGACAATCCCAAGCGCTACATATTGCTAATGGGCGATGCTGGTATGGGAAAAAGCACCCTGATCAAGAAGCTGTGCCTCAACTGGTCTAAGGATCATTTCCCGCAGTTCGATTTTGTCTTCCTGCTGGACGGGAAAATGCTGGCTTTAACAAAGCCCATCTTCAGCCTCCAGACCCTCCTGTTGAACTTCTCCTCCTTTGCTACCGCCTGCTTTGACCCAGATGCGGTTTTTGCTCAGGTTATGGCGGCGCCAAAGCGGGTGCTCATTATTTTCGACGGCTTTGCCGAGGTACGGGACTTTGAGACGCTGCTCCAGACACAGGAAAAAGATCTGAGCGCGTCGCTGCAGAAAGACAGCAAAGCGCAGACATACACgataaaacagctgtttgcaGGCATCCTCCAGAGGGCGGTGCTTCGGGGTTGCACTCTTGTGCTCTCCACGCGACCCAGAGGTGCTGCTAGCCAGGTTCTACGACGCACAGACAGCTATTTGGAGGTGTGCGGTTTCTCCGTCCCTGACGTGGAGACGTACGTGTCTCGGTACTTCACCGATCCGACCCTCAGGGAATCTGCCTTGGAGCACTTGAAAAGCCACAGATACCTGCATCTCCTCTGCTGGAACCCCGGACTTTGTCGTCTGGTGTGCTCTGTTTTGGAAGGGTCGAAGAACATAAGAGAATTGCCCAGAACCTTGACTGAGCTCTGCCGCCAAGTGCTGGACCTGAGAGTGAAAGGATGTTCGCCGGCTTTCACCTTCACACCGTCGAGTGTTAAACCTGAAAACACTGTGGAAGCTAAAGAAGGCTCAAGCAGCTCTGAAGGGTGGGTGCAACCTGTAGACGTTCAGCCCCAAAGCTCAGAAAGTGCAGCAatagaggagaaagagggggaagaagagaaggcagAGGAGGCAACAGGTGTTGAAGAAGGTGAAGAACCTCAAGAGTTACTGTCCCAGCTGAGCTGCTTGGCCTGGGACGGAGTCAAATCGCACACCTCCGTCATTCCAGACGGGAAATATGTATCTCCTAGACTCAAGGCATTTGGCCTGAGGACTGGGCTGCTGGATTGTCATGATCTGAGGATGACACACCTCATCTCAAGCGGGGAGATaaagggaggaggtgggaaggCCAAAGGACAGAAGAAGACCAGGAAGAAAGTTTGTGAAGAAAACGCAACAGAAAGAGAACCAGCCAAAGAACACATTCTGCTGTGGGCCAATCCTTACCTGCAGAGTTACCTGGCGGCGCTCCATTTGTGCCTGTCAAG GGTGGTTTCACATCGCACTTTCTTCAAGAGCCTCCCTCTCCTGTCGGGCCCAAAGTCCTGCCGGCGCTGCCAACGGGAAGTGCTGGAGCTCACTCAGCGGTTCGCTTTTGGAATTTTGATGGAAAAGCTAGAGACACTCGACGCTGAGGCCAGTCTCAGAGACGCGCTCGTCGCCAAACAGACTTTATTGACCAAACACCTTGAGGATCTGTCACACGGCGGCCTGAGTCCGGCTCAGCTTCTGCAGGCTTGCCACTATGTTTATGAAGTGAGTTTGATACGTGGCAGTCCGAGCACGGATGGGAGTGACACAGAATTAAAGCGTCAGTCAAAGCTACCGGAGGTCCTGGCGTTTCGTGGCGTTCCCATCGACCCTTTGGATGCCTTTGTTGTGTGGCATGTTCTAGAAAGAGCAGGCCAGGAAGGTCACAGTTTCAGTTTGGATCTGGAGGATTCTGGGATACAGATTTCGGGACTCAGAGCCCTCGTGGGCCTCAGCAACATCAACACCTACAG GGCCTGCATTGCCGATGTCGTCACCCTGtgggagcagctgaagcagagcgGTGAGGAGAGCCTCCTACAAAGAGCAGTGTCCAAATTCAAGATTCACCCTCTGAAGGCCTCCCAGGTTTGTCACATAGAGCACCTGGCAAAGCTGGTGAACGTGCACATGCAGAAGAGGTTCCCAAACAG cagccagtcagatCCAATCCTGGCTGAGGGGGTTCCAGCCGTGACAGGCCTGCACAGGCTGGAGTTAGA GCTTGGTCCAGATAAAGGTTCAAAGGCTCTTCCTAAACTGTGGGAGCTCCTGCCAGGTCTACATAATCTAGAGCACTTAGA TTTAGAGAACAGCAAAATAGGGGACAGAGGAGCGGAGAATCTGGCCGATGCTCTGGTATCACTTCGTTTACTGGAGGTACTCAA TTTGTCTCAGAATTGCATTGGAGATAAGGGGATGAAGAAACTGGCCATCACACTACGAGACCTCCCCAAGCTGCACTGTCTGAG tctcTACAGCAACATGATTTCTGATGAAGGGGCAAAGAGTTTAGCGGCTGTTCTCCCCTACATGGCATCCCTCACTGACCTTGA TGTAAAGTACAACGAGCTAACCGATGTTGGAGCAGAGAGCCTGGGAGCCAGTCTGAAAAAGTGTAAGAACATAAAGACCCTGAG GATGTGGAACCAGCTCATTCCATGCAGAGTGTTTGAGAGGCTACGGAAGGAGGACAACAGGATCCTTTGGCATTAG